The following DNA comes from Rosa rugosa chromosome 5, drRosRugo1.1, whole genome shotgun sequence.
AAGGCCATTGAACTTTCCTTAATCCACCAACCCAGAAACTATCATGAATGATGAACTATGAACAATGCTTCCCTCCACAGCTAAATTATATAATTTTATTGGCAAAAGAAGCGAAACTTAAGTCATATAACAATTAAAGCAATTACATTTATACACCCCCTTAACAATATATGCAACAACTTAGGCACCTGACTATTTTTCAAAATGAATTGTCCGAATGCAGCTCACCAAGTCAAAATCGATCTCCAACAAATACATTAAAATATTCATAAGCGAATGGATTACTAATTGATTACTAAATTCACTtcaatagaaaacaaaagaggAAGTTAAGAATAAATAAACTTCCGTGGAATTAGTCAAAAAGCACAGACAATGTATATAGGAATTACCGAAGTGCTTTTGGTTTTACACCAACAACATCAAACATAATGAAACCAACCATTTAGAATGCTTCATCTTAGTTCCTCCTAGTTTGTCAATGCACTGAGAGATAAAGCAAAAGCTACTATGCGTTAATTAAGCACTATAGAGACGTTTGAACGAAAAGACAATGGATTCAGATTCATTCACAACTAAAACAATAATCCCGGTAAAAGGAAACAAAGTTTATATAAGAGGATtataaaacatgaaaagaaaTAATGATCAAAATATCAAAGATGATAACTCACTTAGACACTGCTGGCCATTGTACTGGTACCCAAAACCATTCTCTCTGCATCAATTCCAGCAACTGATCTAAGAATCCAAACTAAACCAAAAGCATGGGCCAGAGAAATCCCACCTGGTTTGAACCCCTTATATAAATTCCAAATCTTGAAGtcctgaaaagaaaaatgttaaaCATTCAATTGCAAGACTCAAACTTTAATCTGCAATATGCATAGGCATGCATTACCTTTGTATTGCTCAAagtcttcttctttctgtttaAGTCATGACAATTGCACGTGAATGGACCCCTGCAAATACAGACaatgaaaatcatgaaattaatTCATCATTTCTCCCAATATTCATATCAAATCAATTGCACAACTAAACCAAACAGTGACGTAAAAAGGGAAAGACTAAGCTAAAATAGGTCAGGACTAGTTCAAATTAAACACACATATGAACCCAACCGTATTTGCTCAATTCTTTTTTAAACAAATATGAATTACGTATTAATTAAATTGCAGGCCAcaaattgaatcaaaacatTGCAAAGGTTTTACACCAATTGCCAGAAGATACCAAAACAATGTCAATTAATAATCGTTAACATCAGTTACTCTTCAACATAGGTTGGAAATTTGAGTTTCTGATTAAAGATTTTGAATCCACACAAAGTTAAGGCCCTAAAATATAGTTCAAAGATGAGAAACAGCATTTCAACCGAACCACAATTAAACATAAGTTATCAAACAATGAAATACGGAAAAAACTTTGACTTGATCAGTATAACCATCCCCCATAATTTGAACTTCAACATAGGTTGGAAATTTGAGTTTCTGATTAAATATTTTGAATCCACACAAAGTTAAGGCCCTAAAATATAGATCAAAGATGAGAAACAGCATTTCAACCGAACCACAATTAAACATAAGTTATCAAACAATGAAATACGGAAAACACTTTGACTTGATCAGTATAACCATCACCCATAATTTGAACTTCATAAGCTTCATCAGTAAAACGATCACCCTAAAAAACTAAGACCCTGCTATTGATACATACCATTAAAAATATTCCGCTTTCGAAAGATTATGAGATTCACTTACAGCAGTGACCGATTTGTTGTTGGGATGTTCATTCTTGTACTTCTCTCTAAACTCCTCCCtattcaaaaccaaaatgaaagtCAACGAAATAAATtcacccaaaaaacaaaaaaggaaaattttcACAAAAACTAAGACCCTGCTATTGATACATACCATTAAAAATATTCCGCTTTCGAAAGATTATGAGATTCACTTACAGCAGTGACCGATTTGTTGTTGGGATGTTCATTCTTGTACTTCTCTCTAAACTCCTCCCtattcaaaaccaaaatgaaagtCAACGTAATAAATTcacccaaaaaaacaaaaaaggaaaattttcACAGATCCAAAAAATTTCATGAACATGCTCAAAGGCCACTTCTTTCTCTACTCAACAAAATGAATCCCACAACTCTACCTGAAATGTATCTGTACCATGTTTATATTCTTCTATTGGTATCAGACAAAGGAAATTAGTATTTTGGAAACCATTAGTTTCAAAATTTGCAATTGAGCATAAGAAGATTTTAGCCTGCattaaaaaaagagaagaaaatctcTCTGAACATTGTAGTATAGCCTGGCTCAGAAAGCTACTTTTCATTGATCAGCTCTAAAAACATGTTGTATGCTATATTAGTTTGTATAGAAATTACAATACCTTTTAAGATAGTCTTATTTTGCTTTCTTCAGCAAGTTGCTCTTTGTGTTGGAAAACATTGTAGTTGCCTGCCAAAATTAACCAGAACCACAGCAAGGAAAAACAATCATTCTGTAGCCTATTTTTGAGGAACTGATTCAGATCTCATACAGAACTTACCTCTCCCACCCCAACTCCTTTTATTGCTTGATGGTGGAACCTTTTCACAGATACGAACTTGCCGACTTTGTTTCCCTACAAACTGTACATGATCATTTTTTTCTACCATTTTTCTGGTATTAATGGAATATAAaggatatacatatatatgtatatgcaaTGGCATCTTGTCTAGGGAATGGAAGTAAACCCTATACATCGTAAACCCTTCACTCCCATCTCCATTCAAATCGAAACTTAAACCCAAATTACCTTCATTCACTTCCTAATCTACAAATAGACAAAATTTACAAAcaaaaaactcaaaaccacaatttTAGACAACtgaaaaaaaacccaaatcaaacaTATACCTCTTCTTCTGTTGAAAGCTTTCTCCCAAACTCGATCAAAATCTTAGCAGCAACCTCTTCcgaaacaaacccaaaccctcCTCCGAAATCAACCAAAATCTTGGatctctcctcttctttttcctacCCCAACGATCTACAATCAAAATCGAAAATCTTACATCAAATCCATAattcaaaatcagaaattttatataaaaTCTGGCACAGAAACTTGATAAACCAAACCTTTCCTATTTGTTTTCAACCCAACCTTTGAATTAGTTTAGGAACAGTAGAAAAATGTTGAAATTTAATAACTTTTTGCTTCGCCAATAACTTACCAACTTTCAATTCATTCAACCTTAATATTGGATGCCGTTCGGTTTAGATTTCGGTTCATTAGTCTTCAGCTCATCTTTTAATTTAACAGATCTTTGATGTTGAAAAACATGCATGACAGAGTTATCCTTAGTTTGTTCAATGCACTCCCTTCAAATTAACAATACTAACTAGTTGAATACGAAAAATCCTGCATACATAAAACTATCTAGAAGTTGATATACGTTAAACTACTTGAAATTGAATGTTCCTATACTAGCAGTGATGCTATCCATCTTCTCCTTCAATCACGAAGCACTACATCAGACAATGTTAATATAAAGAAACTTCTGAAATACAAAAACATAAGCTTGGTGCATATCCAATttcacaaagaagaaaaaatacatACCCTGCTATTCATGTCATTGGTAGATCAATGCTGACCATGGATTCCTGAAAGTGACAGAGCCATATTGACAATCAAcgaaacagaaacaaaattgaGTAAGAAATAGcacaaaaggaaatgaaaacCGCAAAGCCAAGTCTTGATTATGGCTAAATACAATACCAAATATCATTCAGTATGATCTGATTCAAGTTTCAAGCATTGTTACAAGCTTTAGCAAGTCTTGAGGAAGTATCTCAAAAGAAGGAAAACCCAATGAGAATCAGAAAACAACTTAATTTCATACAAACATGAAAGCAACCAAATTGAGAGATTAAGTATGAAATGGGATATAAATAAGGATCTACTTGACTGGTGGAAGCTTGGATATCTTGTTGACACTCGTCTATGGTTATATATCATCTATATTAGCTCCCTTGGGTTGCAACTTGAAATGACTATCAACTACTAATTACATGTTACCAAATTCCATCTTTTGTTAAAATGAAGTGAAAAAGCAAACGAGCTAACACAAAAAAGTGGAAAAGAAGAATAGAGTTTGCGAATTTCTGACCTTCACATCACAAAGGATGTCAAAAGGGGAGATGATAGAATCTGTCAACTCAACATTGTGGAAATGTTTTTGAGGAATCATATGCCGACCTTTTATAGTCTGAAACAAGAATGATGGATGTCTTATAAATTGGTGTTACAGAGCTATTTTGAAGACAAATGCATGTAAATGGAAAAGAAGCATTGTAAAATTCAATATTAACTCCTTTTCTTCTCTGCGTGATTATCCAGCCAATAAGAATACCTGGACACATGTAGGTTTGTAAAACATTTACCTGCTCAATATTGACAGTAAAGGGTCCTTTTGATTGACACTGAGGGCAAGAACCAACTTAACTTCTGAGAATTCTAAAAGAATAGCCCCAAGACTGCTCCATATTTGTTACAATCATACTCTACTTAATGGAGCCGGGGAAACAACTCAGTGCAACGGGTCACAACCCTTCCAGTATGAATAATGGTATTCAAATGAATCAGCCTGCACATCATTAGAGCATGATGAAACTAAGCTAGCTAGATAAATTGCTTGTAATTGATCTCCAGACTACACTTATTCGCTGCAAATGCAACAGTGAATTGTTTCATATTATGAAATAATGTGATGCTTTATGTAGCTTACAGCACCCATTAAGATAAAAACCAACACACGGACTGCAGTTAGCAGGCCAAGAGAGTCTCATATATCTAAAAAGAAAactttatattaaaaaaaaatgaaatcacAGAATTGGAGATATCATCTAAATTCTTGTTTGGATCAGATAATGCACAAAATCCAATTGGGTGAAGGATTTGCCTTCTAtccagagaaaagaaaagaaaaaaaagtgtcGGCACTACAAAATCTATATCAATATACCCATAAACAAAACGAAATTAGAAAATGGCTGCATGCTATTTCAGTTGTTGAATGAAAAGTTATAAACAAGATGAGGAAGTTGTTGTGCCTGTAATAGTACTAGTCCCATCACGTAAATGTAAGTGTGAGTTGAGGAAGAAGTTGTAAGATTCAACGAAAAAAAAACCAGCTTTTTACCTTTTTGGGGCGGAATGAGGAGGAGTAGAGATGAGGCCGATGATCTGATCTCGAATCGAGACTTGAGGTGGGAGACCGACCCATTATGATTTGAATCCATAAGAACCAGATAGCTCATCAGGTAGTATGGTTCAGATTAATGTAACGGGTACAAGCGAGCTTGACTTGCAATGACTGAGTTGCTACGTTCTTAACAACCTACAATTGCGATTCACATTCACCAACTTGAGCTCAAACACAATTTTCTCATATCAAAATTGGAGACGTCGAAGCCCTGGGTGATGAGAGCGAGCAAAGCGCTTTTAGGAGCTTCTCACTTGCTGACGTCTTAGTCTTAGGGGTCGTCGTAGACACCAGAATTACAAGCATGAACAGaaatatcaaatatatataGTAGCACCCCATTATATCCCGCCCACCGTAATAATAGAAAAATGCATTGGCCCCAATATTAGCTACCATCTACTAAATAAACAAATAGCAAGTACACATCCAACTCAAATATCTCCCACAGACACCAGTAGCCGATTTGTGCCCAGAAAATGGTGGTATTAGCCCACTTTTGTGGTACTGTCTCTTTGGAGTAAtgaatcaatatatatattcttcatcttctttatgccttttttttttttttttttttttcaattttcatcataTTGAACTTGGAATTTGGCATTTATTATTAAACTTACGCATAGGCTGCtgtttttatttaatttctgAGCTTCTAATGGGATAAATAAAAAGCTGATCAGGTTCTGGGACTGTTAAAGGAAGCACCTTTTCTGTGTTTAAGAATTTTGAGCCCTTGGTATCTTCCAAGCATTAGCAGAGTGGCCATTGGGTTTGTGCCTGGTGATTCCAGCAAGGTTGACCCATCAATCACTCTCAAGCCTTTAACACCGTAAACCCTATAATTCTTGTCGACCACTGACCCCATAGTGCAACCACCATGGTAGTGGTAGAAGGTTCTGACAGTCGTCTTGCAGAGTTTCTGGAGCTCGTCTTTAGTAGGCATCGGCTTGTTTCGGTGTTCATTCGAACCCAGGAAGGAAGCAATTGATTTGGACCTTAAAGCTAGCTCAAGCAGCTGGGTCAGCTTCACACATTGTGCCAAGTCTTTCTCGCTTGATAGGTAGTTGAATGTCACTGATGGGTTTGCTCTTGGGTCAGTGCTGTTGAGTTCAAGCTTTCCTACGGATTCTGGGAAGGCAATTTTGCCAGTAATGCGAACTATTGTTGCATTGAAGCTAATAGGTGCAATTCCTGCCTCAATTATGATTTTGAAGTGATCTGCTATACCAGCAACTTTGGCAGGTTCTGGTGTTCGATTTTGTGGCTTGGAGTCAACTAAGATTGCAATAGCCGGATTGTCTTGCATTTCTTCTCCTACTCCCTTCAAGTTGAGTAGGAGCGGGATTTCAAAGTTGTTTAGGTGTTGTTGAGGGCCAATGCCACTTAATAACAAAATCTGAGGGCTGCCTAAAGCTCCTGCTGCTAGTATCACATCACCCCATGAACCTGAGTTGTCTGGCTGGTTGAGGTAAGCTTCATAAGTCTGGTTTGAGCTGCCATCACTCTTGATGAATCTTATACCTCCAGCTATCTTCTCATCTCTGGTACCTGCAAAACCATTTACATTATCAGCAACAGAGGGTTTATCTTACATATTGTACATTAGATGCTATTTTAAAGAACTACGATGCTTACGAGTTCTTTGAAAGATAACTTTGTCTACAGTTGCATTTAAGAGAACCGTGATCTTGCTTGGATTTCCTGCCTGTAGAAGATCAGCTGGTAAGTGTCTTCTTCCCTGGTTATCGAACGAACTCCCAACAATCTTTGTTCCCTGAATATGCTCCAAACTGAAACCATTATAAGGGAAAATTCCAGCTTCAAGAAAGCTAAACGCAGCAGCATGCGACCATGGAGTCAAATGATCAGGTTTAGAGATGATTCTAGATTCCACCCATTCATAAGCATCCCTTACTTCCTCATTATCCCAACCAACCTTTTTGACAAAATCCTTACTTGCTCTGCCGTAAAACCCACCATTGATAGCAGATGATCCTCCTAGCACTCTTCCTCTGAAATTGCTGACACCATCTTTCGAGACAAAGCTTTGTGCAGCTGATGTATATTCATCCGTTCGGAGCAATGAGAATCCGTAGTACTTCGACTCTAGGATGAAGGGATCTCCATAAGGCGAGCCACCTCGTTCCACCAACAGCACTGAGAATTTCTCAGACAAGGTTGCAGCTAGGGGGCAGCCGGCAGTGCCTCCTCCAACCACAATGTAGTCGAAGAACCTACCGGAGACTTCTTGGACATCTGAAGTCACATAGGGGAATGTTTGCCCTGAAGAACATATAACCGAGTGAACACATAGAAGCAACAGATGCAATGAAAGCCCCATCACCATGAATGTGATGAGCAACAGTACAGTAGAATTGTAGAAGCTTCAAGGCTGGTAGATTAAGGCGAGTTGACATGTGGGGAGATATATAGTTTCAAGTTCTTGACTGTTCTTCAGTGTTGGTAGCATATAATTGTTTAATAAACCTTATCCTCTTGCGGCGGCGCCTACCATTGCCAATGGTGcttcaattgtttttttttataatttattcGGTTTCACACCATTGTTAACCATGGTGACTCCAGAAAtttcaaattgaaaaaaaaaaaataatacaaatATGAAATCATTTCACGTggtgatacgctaaaagtaagcgcgcaatttaaccctgcatgtagttgttagtatagaataagtagggatcgttctaaccggggattgagggtacacctgtaattgcaaaaacaattaattaattagtaaaagtaaaaagtattatttacaaaaagaatatatacaaataacgaaataaaaggggggtttaagaattataaaatcaaaagttaaatcaaataaagaaaacgtaaaaacatatatacaagggtggaacgcaaggaacaaagataaaaaccaattccatgtaatcaaattcgattgaaaccctataattgttcatctaagtcatgagaaaggagttgatcatgtgaaacattcgaaagcaaatgaattcccattttttacttttcaatgctaattaatctaagcgaaagcacctagattaatcctatcaaacatgcaatcaaaccctagaaagctagtcaatcatgtcatgtttaacgcattacacatagagaaaggctatcaactcaagtgtacaacttagtatggaaaagtccacctaattgcaatcctcgttaattaaattcgatctttgctcaaaacctttactactttgattcaagtttacacaaaacgaaaagtcgatttcatgttcttaaacctagcaccaattatatcgaaaccctaagtgtttgcaaccacataagattaaaatacaaaagttatctataaagcaaatttaattaaacaaactcacataagcaacttcgaatcacaattatagaattcaaaaactttatttaaacatagaaattgggcttaaacttcgccctaaacgttaggttaactagaaacaagttcatacgaaatcaaacaagg
Coding sequences within:
- the LOC133710825 gene encoding (R)-mandelonitrile lyase-like encodes the protein MVMGLSLHLLLLCVHSVICSSGQTFPYVTSDVQEVSGRFFDYIVVGGGTAGCPLAATLSEKFSVLLVERGGSPYGDPFILESKYYGFSLLRTDEYTSAAQSFVSKDGVSNFRGRVLGGSSAINGGFYGRASKDFVKKVGWDNEEVRDAYEWVESRIISKPDHLTPWSHAAAFSFLEAGIFPYNGFSLEHIQGTKIVGSSFDNQGRRHLPADLLQAGNPSKITVLLNATVDKVIFQRTRTRDEKIAGGIRFIKSDGSSNQTYEAYLNQPDNSGSWGDVILAAGALGSPQILLLSGIGPQQHLNNFEIPLLLNLKGVGEEMQDNPAIAILVDSKPQNRTPEPAKVAGIADHFKIIIEAGIAPISFNATIVRITGKIAFPESVGKLELNSTDPRANPSVTFNYLSSEKDLAQCVKLTQLLELALRSKSIASFLGSNEHRNKPMPTKDELQKLCKTTVRTFYHYHGGCTMGSVVDKNYRVYGVKGLRVIDGSTLLESPGTNPMATLLMLGRYQGLKILKHRKGASFNSPRT